In Runella rosea, a genomic segment contains:
- a CDS encoding GNAT family N-acetyltransferase, giving the protein MNVEVKKLTGDEVEPFIELIHLFRDVLETDMVTKAQPEHLCRLLARSDFIVFVARFANQVIGGLTAYILPQYHSEKPVVYLYDIAVGTTYQGQGVGTKLLTQLMKYCRNLGMEELFVQADREDSQAIDFYRATGGTAIQVIQFTYLLNE; this is encoded by the coding sequence ATGAATGTTGAAGTCAAAAAATTGACAGGTGATGAAGTGGAGCCATTTATTGAACTGATTCACCTGTTCCGGGACGTTTTAGAAACCGACATGGTAACGAAGGCCCAGCCCGAACACTTGTGTCGCCTGTTGGCCCGTTCTGATTTTATTGTTTTCGTCGCCCGGTTTGCCAATCAGGTTATTGGTGGTCTAACTGCCTACATCTTACCTCAGTATCATTCGGAAAAGCCAGTGGTTTATCTGTATGACATTGCGGTTGGTACAACCTATCAGGGGCAGGGTGTTGGTACGAAATTACTAACGCAATTGATGAAATACTGCCGAAATCTGGGTATGGAGGAATTGTTTGTACAGGCAGATAGGGAAGACAGTCAGGCCATTGACTTTTACCGGGCAACTGGCGGTACGGCCATACAAGTCATTCAATTTACGTACCTATTGAATGAATAA
- a CDS encoding sensor histidine kinase, whose translation MMTSASSLPIRQPILSPALTADWTTRLLANRVAYHILFWGSVFGFNAAYIAFIGEDRDIALFNLGLRIPFILAGCYINLYYLMPRFFNTGNFLLYALAVFGLIFSLNAVNLYVLELFIDSPICPTTFEADATFNGSNYIYKGFYLVSIVGLTSGIKLSKNQLTEKQKAEAIEKEKLQTELLLLKSQINPHFFFNTLNNLYALTLKKSDRAPEMVLKLSDLMSYSLYESDGLTVSLDKEISHIRNYIELETVRLGTKMTMNFVVNGPIGQQLIPPLLFLPIIENCFKHSATNVPGGVITVSITITPDTILLETRNPSHSTGSALTKKGGLGLRNVQRRLQLLYGSDYRFETGLHNETFSSTLQIPLVWPVV comes from the coding sequence GGACAACCCGTCTGCTGGCCAATCGGGTTGCCTATCACATCCTCTTTTGGGGGTCTGTATTTGGGTTCAATGCGGCCTATATCGCCTTTATCGGTGAGGATCGCGATATTGCCCTCTTCAACCTCGGCCTGCGCATTCCGTTTATTCTGGCCGGCTGCTACATTAACCTGTATTACCTAATGCCGCGCTTCTTCAACACTGGCAATTTCTTGCTGTATGCCCTAGCGGTTTTCGGGCTGATCTTCTCGCTGAACGCCGTTAACCTGTACGTATTAGAGTTGTTTATCGACTCGCCGATTTGCCCGACAACGTTTGAAGCCGATGCCACCTTCAATGGAAGTAATTACATCTACAAAGGGTTTTATCTGGTTAGTATTGTGGGCTTAACCAGCGGTATCAAGCTGTCGAAGAATCAGTTAACCGAAAAGCAAAAAGCGGAAGCCATCGAAAAAGAAAAACTGCAAACCGAATTGTTGCTGCTGAAATCGCAGATCAATCCTCACTTCTTTTTTAATACGCTCAACAACTTGTATGCACTCACCCTGAAGAAGTCGGACCGGGCACCCGAAATGGTGTTGAAGCTCTCGGATTTGATGAGTTACAGCTTGTATGAGTCCGATGGACTGACTGTAAGCCTTGACAAAGAAATCAGCCACATCCGTAACTATATTGAACTGGAAACAGTGAGACTGGGTACAAAAATGACGATGAATTTTGTGGTGAATGGGCCAATAGGGCAGCAGTTGATTCCACCGCTACTGTTCCTGCCCATTATTGAAAACTGCTTTAAGCATTCAGCTACCAACGTGCCAGGAGGGGTAATTACGGTGTCAATCACCATTACACCCGACACGATTCTGCTGGAGACCCGAAATCCGAGCCATTCTACGGGTTCTGCGCTGACCAAAAAAGGAGGGTTGGGCTTGCGGAATGTACAGCGCCGATTGCAGTTGCTGTATGGTTCCGACTATCGGTTCGAAACAGGTTTACACAATGAAACCTTTTCATCCACCCTTCAAATTCCTCTGGTATGGCCCGTTGTGTAA
- a CDS encoding T9SS type A sorting domain-containing protein, whose translation MKAINLLLIGLACLLSVSAVAQKLLPYSFQHQADSSDHKTLRFLTQVTQPNTTFLRLYFTGTQLSEGSYLVLEGADGARQELRKQDLENWHYSSAYFNGQSINVSLFAAPSDRNTVRISEVRVTDPQVGQARNAQRRAKTGGTTVQTTSATSPDLTEYPYSKAVGRFTNGSDSYGTGWIAPNGAIVTSYKVAFQVNSEGYDVIEFNIPASDGATVQHPTPQDQYPVKDWDKNGFKTFAFHGASATEVNSAGWAVLEALPNGTGLRPGERQQEYFRVATNPSNYIIDAMGDVPVDLFHYGNDAYDLLQGKTTYRTLRLTQTALLKQNSYLGLRDGVSTDRDVFVLYNMPFFLQSHEGAPVAYAGSNVAIGVHDDIPEDNPAYGLGFRDDGFRNGLASFFSNNSVYVDPEGLYDPGTGEIHKPFRTENKAASDAPVGAQVYFARGDYYGPSTFNRPMTLRAPVGTVRMGVPFSSARKAAGPTISPQLLAEGSSSSFVRESAEDRQVMASPNPFKEQTEINYPFAVGGPVSVHIFNMAGVPVATFTPNDAASGQKGVQWNGTDRHGMPVPAGLYLVKVNFGNQTYTTKVLKN comes from the coding sequence ATGAAAGCAATCAATCTTTTACTTATTGGTCTGGCCTGCCTGTTGAGCGTTTCAGCGGTGGCCCAAAAGCTGCTACCGTACTCGTTCCAGCATCAGGCCGATTCGTCCGACCACAAAACACTTCGGTTCCTGACGCAGGTAACGCAGCCAAACACGACCTTTCTTAGGCTGTATTTTACGGGTACTCAATTGAGCGAAGGCAGCTATCTGGTGCTGGAAGGTGCCGACGGTGCCCGGCAGGAACTCAGAAAGCAGGACCTCGAAAACTGGCACTACAGCTCGGCCTACTTCAACGGCCAATCGATCAATGTATCGCTTTTTGCCGCTCCCAGCGACCGCAACACGGTGCGCATTTCCGAAGTCAGGGTCACCGACCCGCAGGTCGGACAGGCGCGGAATGCCCAGCGTAGGGCAAAAACAGGCGGTACTACTGTCCAGACAACAAGTGCCACCTCGCCAGACCTTACCGAATATCCCTACTCCAAAGCAGTGGGGCGGTTTACCAACGGCAGCGATTCCTACGGAACGGGCTGGATTGCGCCCAACGGCGCCATTGTTACTTCCTACAAGGTCGCCTTTCAGGTAAACAGTGAAGGGTACGACGTAATTGAATTTAACATCCCCGCCTCCGATGGCGCCACCGTCCAACATCCCACCCCTCAGGACCAATACCCAGTAAAAGACTGGGACAAAAACGGATTTAAAACCTTTGCCTTTCATGGTGCCTCGGCCACCGAGGTCAACAGTGCAGGATGGGCCGTTCTGGAAGCGCTTCCGAACGGTACCGGACTGCGGCCAGGCGAACGCCAGCAGGAATATTTTCGCGTAGCAACCAACCCTAGCAATTACATCATCGACGCGATGGGCGATGTACCAGTCGATCTGTTTCACTACGGCAATGATGCCTATGATTTACTACAAGGGAAAACCACATACCGGACCCTGCGCCTGACCCAAACAGCCCTGTTGAAGCAAAATAGCTACCTGGGACTCCGTGACGGAGTCTCAACTGACCGTGACGTATTTGTGTTGTACAATATGCCTTTTTTTCTCCAAAGCCACGAAGGTGCTCCCGTTGCCTACGCGGGTTCAAACGTAGCCATTGGAGTACACGACGACATTCCAGAGGATAATCCCGCCTACGGCTTGGGCTTCCGGGACGACGGCTTCCGAAATGGCCTTGCCAGTTTCTTTTCCAACAATTCCGTGTACGTCGACCCCGAAGGCCTTTACGATCCTGGTACTGGGGAGATTCACAAACCGTTCCGTACCGAAAACAAAGCGGCCAGCGATGCCCCCGTCGGGGCGCAGGTGTACTTCGCCCGGGGCGATTACTACGGTCCATCCACTTTCAACCGGCCTATGACCCTGCGGGCACCCGTGGGCACGGTCAGGATGGGAGTGCCCTTTTCCTCGGCTCGCAAGGCTGCCGGGCCGACCATCTCACCGCAGTTGTTGGCGGAAGGGTCTTCTTCATCGTTCGTTCGGGAATCGGCGGAGGACCGCCAAGTAATGGCATCCCCCAATCCATTTAAGGAGCAGACCGAAATCAACTACCCCTTTGCGGTGGGAGGGCCCGTATCGGTGCACATATTCAACATGGCCGGCGTGCCCGTCGCTACGTTCACCCCGAATGACGCAGCATCGGGTCAAAAAGGGGTGCAATGGAACGGCACGGACCGGCACGGAATGCCAGTACCAGCTGGGTTATATTTAGTGAAGGTAAACTTTGGGAATCAGACCTATACGACCAAAGTGCTGAAAAACTAA
- a CDS encoding LytR/AlgR family response regulator transcription factor — MARCVIVDDEPLAIDILETYLSQLKEATLVATFTDSVEAFSFLQRNQVDIVFLDLHMPMLNGIELVKNLTTKPAFIITTAYREYAVEGFELDVVDYLVKPIAFPRFLKAINKVMPSSNAPTATVSTPMPAENGQTLWLKVDKKLVPVSVESILYIESLKDYIRVVTPSQKLVSYHSLQAILDKLTAAQFVRIHKSYVVQVTKINSIEGNMVHIANEVLPIGRSFRSDLLARIEGKR; from the coding sequence ATGGCCCGTTGTGTAATTGTCGATGATGAGCCATTGGCCATTGACATACTGGAAACGTACCTGAGTCAGCTCAAAGAAGCCACGTTAGTAGCTACGTTTACCGATTCGGTGGAGGCCTTCTCTTTTTTACAACGCAATCAGGTCGATATTGTCTTTCTGGACCTTCATATGCCCATGCTTAACGGTATAGAACTGGTCAAGAACCTCACGACCAAACCCGCTTTTATCATCACCACGGCCTATCGTGAGTATGCCGTAGAAGGCTTTGAACTGGATGTGGTGGATTACCTCGTAAAACCCATAGCCTTTCCCCGCTTCCTGAAGGCGATCAACAAGGTGATGCCAAGTAGTAATGCACCGACTGCCACCGTGTCAACGCCAATGCCCGCAGAGAATGGTCAAACCCTTTGGTTGAAAGTAGATAAAAAGCTGGTACCCGTCAGCGTCGAGAGTATTCTGTACATTGAAAGTTTGAAGGATTACATCCGTGTGGTGACTCCCTCACAAAAACTGGTTAGTTACCATTCGCTGCAAGCCATTCTGGATAAGCTGACGGCTGCTCAGTTTGTGCGTATACATAAATCATATGTAGTACAAGTGACAAAAATTAATTCTATTGAAGGAAACATGGTTCATATCGCAAATGAAGTACTACCTATTGGCAGAAGCTTTCGAAGCGATCTACTGGCCAGGATTGAGGGAAAACGTTAA
- the fdhA gene encoding formaldehyde dehydrogenase, glutathione-independent, which translates to MCQNHGVAYIKPGVVEVREIEYPKLALGNRKCEHGVILKIVSTNICGSDQHMVRGRTTAPEGLILGHEITGLVIESGRDVEFIKEGDLVSVPFNIACGRCRNCKAGQTGICLNVNPARPGAAYGYVDMGGWVGGQAEYVMVPYADFNLLKFPDSDQAMAKIRDLTLLSDIFPTGFHGAVTAGVGPGSIVYVAGAGPVGLACAASCHLLGAALVIVGDMIDERLEQARSFGCETIDLKKEATLAEQIEQIVGVPEVDCAVDCVGFEAKGHGVDSDVEQPATVLNSIMEVTRAGGQLGIPGLYVTGDPGAVDEAAKKGSLSIRIGLGWAKSHSIHTGQCPVMKYHRQLMNAILYDKIKIADAVNVEVISLQNSVKGYADFDKGAAKKFVIDPHGMIPV; encoded by the coding sequence ATGTGTCAGAACCACGGAGTAGCTTACATCAAACCCGGTGTGGTAGAAGTAAGAGAAATCGAATATCCTAAGCTGGCCCTGGGCAACCGGAAATGCGAGCACGGTGTTATTCTCAAAATTGTTTCCACCAATATCTGCGGTAGCGATCAGCACATGGTGCGGGGCCGGACCACCGCCCCCGAGGGGTTGATCCTGGGGCATGAGATCACAGGGCTCGTGATTGAATCAGGCCGCGATGTAGAGTTCATCAAAGAGGGCGACCTCGTCTCGGTTCCGTTCAATATTGCCTGTGGCCGGTGCCGGAATTGTAAAGCGGGGCAAACGGGTATCTGTCTGAACGTAAATCCGGCCCGGCCCGGAGCAGCTTACGGCTATGTGGATATGGGCGGCTGGGTAGGCGGACAAGCCGAATACGTAATGGTACCCTACGCCGACTTTAACCTGCTAAAATTCCCGGACAGCGATCAGGCCATGGCAAAAATCCGCGACCTTACTTTGTTGTCTGATATTTTCCCGACAGGTTTTCATGGTGCTGTCACGGCGGGCGTAGGCCCTGGAAGTATTGTTTACGTGGCAGGGGCCGGGCCGGTAGGGCTTGCCTGCGCGGCCTCGTGCCACTTGCTGGGGGCGGCTCTGGTGATTGTGGGCGATATGATAGACGAGCGCCTGGAACAAGCCCGGAGTTTTGGCTGTGAAACAATCGACCTTAAAAAAGAAGCTACCCTAGCCGAACAGATAGAGCAGATAGTCGGGGTTCCCGAAGTAGATTGCGCCGTTGATTGTGTGGGGTTTGAGGCCAAAGGACACGGGGTCGATAGCGATGTGGAGCAACCCGCTACCGTGCTGAACTCTATCATGGAGGTTACCCGGGCGGGTGGACAATTGGGCATTCCAGGACTGTACGTGACGGGCGATCCCGGCGCGGTAGATGAAGCTGCTAAGAAAGGAAGTCTGAGTATCCGCATCGGCCTGGGCTGGGCCAAGTCGCACTCTATCCATACGGGTCAGTGCCCGGTGATGAAGTACCACCGGCAGTTGATGAATGCCATCCTATACGATAAAATCAAAATAGCCGATGCCGTCAATGTGGAAGTCATCAGTCTTCAAAATTCGGTAAAAGGATACGCCGACTTTGATAAAGGCGCCGCCAAGAAGTTCGTGATCGATCCGCACGGCATGATTCCCGTTTAA
- a CDS encoding ATP-binding protein encodes MTLRFWLFLCCLLSTRDTSLLAQSGNTQETVNQQLERAEKLTSSQPEKALVAAKTALTLAQKNKLTLSEGKAYQRLARIYAERDDYVSALNAAKNGLSIFHKLGEQRDVCRMYMAVGVINRYLKLYDASIGANLQALKIAEAQQDTTLLGAIYGNLGNVYFDQKDYDRSLQSGLKALNIQMAQRDSQAIGNTFHNLARIYRIRREFGKAQEFYNKSLAIDLKKGNQLNIGGSYLDLALLYRDMGDFQQALQYTQRTLTIANRIKSKSLQQQALANLPLIYGVLGNPEKAVIALKQYEELNDSLQSAELSRQIADLQASYQGEQKDRELSLQKLRLEAQQASLSRQRTLIVSLIAFVLLGALIGYLLFNRYKLRQRNLKLSLENEQYQLSQSLQRRQDVDETIHYFASSLYGKNTVDEILWDVAKNCIARLGFVDCVIYMLNDEQTALVQKAAYGNKNPEAYSILNPLEIPLGKGIVGSVAQTGKPEIVTDTTQDPRYVVDDEVRLAELTVPLLLQNKVIGVIDSEHPEKGFFKEHHLEALQTIAAICSSKIAQAIADEEAKKAKIMQIEADHIRQLDRVKSQFFANISHEFRTPLQLILAPLQKRGAISPEETHMMERNANRLLRLVNQLLDLAKAEMGMLKLNYQWGNLIGFLYQTARYFEPMAEAKKIQYQIQLPTTEPLMAYDRDKLEKIVYNLLSNAIKFTPVGGQVILQVELEPETGLRLVVRDSGIGIPESHQDRIFDRFFQIDSSQTRAFGGSGLGLALTKELVELYKGSIYVESQPESGSTFVVLLPLAVDTTQHASRVDRVPHGIGMTAPGQLTEEEQTDVSGEDKPTLLLVEDHPELNNYLRQQLSDRFRVMQAMRGDEGLQMARWLVPDLIISDVMMPGMDGFSMTRHLKEDDLTSHIPIILLTAKDDIDSRKEGFEGGAEQYLAKPFALDELIARINSLLTQRNLLRKKYSREVMLQPTSAPVRDREAEFLEKIIRLIDEHITDEAFSVETLQRELGISRMQLHRKLKALTDQSASDFIRYIRLQRAADLLQQPGIQIAEAAYLSGFNHLSYFSKCFKDQFGMLPSEFIRQKEINK; translated from the coding sequence ATGACGCTACGCTTTTGGCTATTTCTTTGCTGTCTCTTGTCTACGAGAGACACTTCTTTGTTGGCTCAATCTGGTAATACCCAGGAAACGGTAAACCAACAACTTGAACGGGCTGAAAAACTCACTTCTTCCCAGCCCGAAAAAGCGTTAGTTGCCGCGAAAACTGCCCTTACGCTGGCCCAAAAAAACAAACTGACTTTATCAGAAGGAAAAGCCTATCAGCGGCTGGCTCGCATCTATGCCGAACGGGACGACTACGTCAGTGCCCTCAATGCGGCCAAAAATGGGCTTTCTATTTTCCATAAGTTGGGTGAGCAGCGCGACGTTTGCCGTATGTATATGGCAGTGGGCGTAATTAACCGCTACTTGAAACTGTATGATGCTAGTATCGGGGCTAACCTGCAAGCCCTGAAAATCGCAGAAGCACAGCAGGACACCACTCTGCTCGGGGCCATCTATGGCAATTTGGGAAACGTGTACTTCGATCAGAAAGACTACGACCGCTCCCTTCAATCTGGCCTGAAGGCACTGAATATACAAATGGCTCAGAGGGATAGTCAGGCAATAGGCAATACGTTTCATAACCTAGCGAGAATTTATCGCATTCGCCGGGAGTTCGGTAAAGCCCAGGAGTTTTACAACAAATCGCTGGCCATCGACCTGAAAAAAGGCAATCAACTAAACATCGGCGGCTCTTACCTAGATTTGGCGCTGCTTTACCGGGACATGGGCGATTTTCAGCAAGCCCTGCAGTATACGCAACGGACGCTGACCATTGCCAACCGAATCAAATCTAAAAGTCTTCAGCAACAGGCCCTAGCCAATTTACCCCTGATTTACGGCGTGTTGGGGAACCCTGAGAAAGCCGTGATTGCTCTAAAGCAATACGAAGAACTGAACGACAGTTTGCAATCAGCGGAGTTGTCTAGGCAGATAGCTGACTTACAGGCCAGCTATCAAGGTGAACAGAAAGACCGTGAACTTAGTTTGCAAAAACTTCGTCTGGAAGCTCAGCAGGCCTCACTAAGCCGACAGCGTACGCTGATCGTTTCATTAATTGCTTTCGTACTGCTGGGCGCACTGATTGGATATCTGCTTTTCAATCGGTACAAACTCCGGCAGCGCAACCTGAAGCTTTCGCTGGAAAATGAACAATACCAGCTTTCGCAAAGCCTTCAACGCCGACAAGACGTAGACGAAACAATCCACTACTTCGCCAGCTCACTTTACGGCAAAAATACGGTGGATGAAATTCTGTGGGATGTGGCTAAAAACTGCATCGCCCGGTTGGGCTTTGTCGATTGTGTGATCTATATGCTCAATGACGAACAAACTGCCTTGGTCCAAAAAGCCGCTTACGGCAATAAAAATCCAGAAGCCTATTCAATCCTTAACCCACTCGAGATACCTCTTGGGAAAGGCATTGTGGGGAGTGTAGCTCAAACGGGTAAGCCAGAAATCGTAACTGATACCACGCAGGACCCGCGCTACGTCGTTGACGACGAAGTGCGTCTGGCTGAATTAACGGTGCCACTCTTGCTCCAAAATAAAGTAATTGGGGTAATTGACTCTGAACATCCTGAAAAAGGTTTTTTTAAAGAGCATCATTTGGAAGCACTACAAACCATTGCGGCCATCTGTAGCAGCAAAATTGCTCAGGCTATAGCGGATGAGGAGGCTAAAAAAGCCAAAATTATGCAAATCGAAGCGGATCACATCAGGCAGTTAGACAGGGTCAAATCTCAGTTTTTTGCCAACATATCCCATGAGTTTCGGACCCCGCTTCAGTTAATTCTGGCACCGCTCCAGAAAAGGGGAGCCATCAGCCCAGAGGAAACTCATATGATGGAGCGCAACGCCAATCGACTGCTCCGGTTAGTAAATCAACTACTCGATCTGGCAAAAGCCGAAATGGGTATGCTTAAGCTGAACTACCAATGGGGCAATCTGATTGGCTTCCTTTATCAAACAGCCCGCTACTTTGAGCCAATGGCCGAAGCTAAGAAGATTCAGTATCAGATCCAGCTGCCAACGACTGAACCGTTAATGGCCTACGACCGTGACAAACTCGAAAAAATTGTATATAACCTATTGTCCAATGCCATCAAATTTACACCAGTGGGCGGTCAGGTCATACTACAGGTTGAGTTGGAACCCGAAACTGGCCTCCGGCTGGTCGTTCGCGACTCGGGCATCGGCATTCCCGAATCACACCAAGACCGCATCTTCGACCGCTTCTTTCAAATTGATTCCTCGCAAACACGCGCCTTCGGGGGGAGCGGCCTGGGACTGGCGCTGACCAAAGAACTGGTTGAACTTTACAAAGGATCGATTTATGTGGAGAGTCAGCCAGAATCAGGCAGTACCTTTGTGGTGTTGCTGCCGCTGGCTGTCGATACAACACAGCACGCAAGCAGAGTGGATAGGGTACCCCACGGCATAGGCATGACTGCGCCCGGCCAGTTGACAGAGGAAGAGCAGACCGACGTCAGCGGGGAAGACAAGCCAACCCTCCTGTTGGTAGAAGACCACCCCGAACTAAACAATTACCTCCGACAGCAACTCTCCGACCGATTCAGGGTCATGCAGGCCATGCGGGGTGATGAAGGTCTACAAATGGCCCGCTGGTTGGTTCCTGACCTGATTATTTCAGACGTAATGATGCCCGGGATGGACGGTTTTTCAATGACTCGTCACTTAAAAGAAGACGATCTGACCAGTCATATTCCGATTATCCTGTTAACGGCAAAAGACGACATCGATTCCCGGAAGGAAGGGTTTGAGGGTGGGGCTGAACAGTACTTAGCTAAGCCCTTTGCTTTAGACGAACTGATTGCTCGCATCAACAGCCTGCTCACCCAGCGCAATCTGCTGCGCAAAAAGTATAGCCGGGAAGTAATGTTGCAACCGACGAGCGCCCCCGTACGCGACCGGGAGGCCGAGTTTCTGGAAAAAATCATCCGCCTCATCGACGAACACATAACCGATGAGGCTTTCAGCGTAGAAACTCTTCAGCGTGAGTTGGGTATAAGCCGGATGCAACTGCACCGTAAACTGAAAGCACTGACCGACCAGTCGGCCTCTGATTTTATCCGCTACATCCGGCTGCAACGGGCCGCCGACCTCTTGCAACAGCCAGGCATCCAGATCGCTGAGGCTGCCTATCTGTCGGGATTCAACCATCTTTCCTATTTCTCAAAGTGTTTCAAGGATCAATTTGGAATGCTTCCCTCCGAATTTATCAGGCAAAAGGAAATAAATAAGTAA